A genome region from Nitrospirota bacterium includes the following:
- a CDS encoding adenosylcobalamin-dependent ribonucleoside-diphosphate reductase gives MNLTENALKALKARYLLKDERGEVIETPEGMFRRVARTIAAAETQYGGNAAEWEEKFYELMTSLRFLPNSPTLMNAGKEIGQLAACFVLPVDDSMHSIFDTLKNAALILQSGGGTGFSFTHLRPKSDVVHSTGGIASGPVSFMKIYNIATDVIKQGGARRGANMGILRIDHPDILDFIRIKRTEGELTNFNISVSVTDAFMDALKNEGEYELVNPRSEAVAGKIKAHDVFKEIVESAWETGDPGLIFIDRINRDNPTPNVGSIESTNPCGEQPLLPYEACILGSLNLSKYVRQPTVHSSQFTVKDIEKQIDFDGLSKDIKTAVRFLDNSIDVNKYPLPAIEAMHKGNRKIGLGVMGWADMLILMGLPYNHKKAFELGEMVMKFMRDESKNASVELARERGVFSNFKGSVYDAPDMPRVRNATTTTIAPTGTLSMVADCLSGIEPLFALAYKKLVLDTELFELNRYFFDIARERGFYSETLKEQVINRGSLHGIKEIPNDVRRLFKTAHEIPFEDHIEMQACFQKFTDNAVSKTINMPHKARREDVERAFMLAYDKGCKGITVFRYGTQKRGTLVRAADTD, from the coding sequence ATGAATCTGACTGAAAATGCTCTTAAAGCGCTTAAGGCAAGGTATCTCCTCAAGGACGAAAGAGGGGAGGTTATAGAAACTCCTGAAGGGATGTTCAGGAGGGTTGCAAGGACTATTGCGGCTGCCGAGACTCAGTACGGCGGCAATGCTGCCGAATGGGAAGAGAAATTTTACGAGTTGATGACATCCCTCAGATTCCTGCCGAATTCTCCGACACTTATGAACGCAGGAAAAGAGATAGGACAGCTTGCTGCATGTTTTGTGCTTCCTGTGGATGACTCAATGCATTCAATATTTGATACCCTGAAAAATGCCGCATTGATACTTCAAAGCGGCGGCGGTACCGGTTTTTCATTTACGCACTTAAGGCCTAAGTCTGATGTGGTCCATTCAACAGGAGGCATCGCAAGCGGCCCTGTCTCTTTTATGAAGATATATAACATTGCAACGGATGTCATAAAGCAGGGAGGAGCAAGGCGGGGCGCTAATATGGGGATTCTCCGCATTGACCACCCTGATATCCTTGATTTTATCCGTATAAAGAGGACAGAGGGAGAATTAACAAACTTTAATATCTCGGTTTCAGTGACAGATGCATTTATGGATGCCCTTAAAAATGAAGGAGAATATGAGCTTGTAAATCCGAGGAGCGAGGCAGTTGCCGGGAAGATAAAGGCGCATGATGTTTTTAAGGAGATTGTTGAGAGCGCATGGGAAACAGGAGACCCCGGGCTTATATTCATTGACAGGATTAACAGGGATAATCCGACTCCAAACGTCGGCAGCATAGAGTCCACAAATCCATGTGGTGAACAGCCTCTGCTTCCGTACGAGGCATGCATATTGGGGTCGCTGAACCTTTCAAAATATGTAAGACAGCCAACAGTTCACAGTTCACAGTTCACAGTAAAGGACATTGAAAAACAGATTGATTTTGATGGCCTTTCGAAAGACATAAAAACCGCTGTGAGGTTTCTGGATAATTCTATAGATGTAAATAAATATCCTCTGCCTGCCATAGAGGCAATGCACAAGGGCAACAGGAAGATAGGGCTTGGCGTTATGGGATGGGCTGATATGTTAATACTCATGGGACTGCCTTACAATCATAAAAAGGCATTTGAGTTAGGAGAAATGGTGATGAAATTTATGCGGGATGAGTCGAAGAATGCATCTGTAGAACTGGCGCGCGAACGCGGGGTCTTTTCGAATTTCAAGGGTTCTGTCTATGACGCGCCTGATATGCCCCGTGTGAGGAATGCAACAACAACTACAATAGCTCCGACCGGAACTCTGTCTATGGTTGCGGATTGCTTAAGCGGTATAGAGCCGCTGTTTGCGCTGGCATACAAAAAACTTGTTCTGGACACGGAACTCTTTGAGCTTAACAGGTATTTTTTTGATATTGCGAGGGAGAGAGGTTTTTATTCAGAGACATTAAAAGAGCAGGTCATTAACAGAGGCAGCCTTCACGGTATCAAAGAAATCCCAAATGACGTCAGAAGATTGTTTAAGACCGCTCATGAGATTCCCTTTGAGGATCACATAGAAATGCAGGCGTGTTTCCAGAAATTCACGGACAATGCAGTATCAAAGACCATAAATATGCCGCACAAGGCAAGAAGAGAAGATGTTGAAAGGGCTTTTATGCTGGCTTATGATAAGGGATGCAAAGGCATTACTGTTTTCAGGTATGGGACACAAAAAAGGGGAACCCTCGTAAGAGCAGCAGATACTGATTGA
- a CDS encoding ATP phosphoribosyltransferase, producing the protein MSKILKLGIPKGSLQESTLKLFRKAGYHISVSSRSYYPSFDDIEVEAMLIRAQEMARYVEGGILDCGLTGKDWILEQNADVHEVAELIYAKEGLRPVKWVIAVPNDSKIKSVKGLNGKRIATELVGFTKRYLKAKGIKAEVDFSWGATEVKPPYLADAIVELTETGTSLRANNLRIVETILESSTRFIANKKAWQDKWKKQKMQNIVMLLKGALSAEEKVGLKMNVTERSFKRVMSLLSAMHSPTISALSDKGWYALEVIIDEKVVRDIIPKLKTAGASGIVEYQLNKVIP; encoded by the coding sequence ATGAGCAAAATCCTAAAACTCGGTATTCCCAAGGGAAGCCTTCAGGAGTCAACATTAAAACTTTTCAGAAAGGCAGGATACCACATCTCGGTATCAAGCCGTTCCTACTATCCGTCCTTTGACGACATTGAAGTTGAGGCAATGCTGATAAGGGCGCAGGAAATGGCAAGATATGTTGAGGGCGGAATACTTGACTGCGGACTTACAGGCAAAGACTGGATACTGGAGCAGAATGCCGACGTGCATGAGGTTGCGGAACTCATCTATGCAAAGGAAGGCCTCAGGCCCGTAAAATGGGTCATTGCCGTGCCGAATGACTCAAAGATAAAAAGCGTAAAAGGCTTGAACGGCAAACGCATTGCAACAGAGCTTGTAGGGTTTACGAAGAGATACCTCAAGGCAAAAGGGATAAAGGCAGAGGTTGATTTTTCATGGGGCGCAACAGAGGTGAAACCGCCCTACCTTGCCGACGCCATAGTCGAGCTGACAGAGACAGGCACGTCTTTAAGGGCCAATAATCTGAGAATCGTTGAAACCATTCTTGAGTCAAGCACAAGATTCATTGCAAACAAAAAGGCGTGGCAGGACAAGTGGAAAAAACAAAAGATGCAAAATATTGTCATGCTACTGAAAGGCGCATTGTCTGCCGAGGAGAAAGTCGGGCTTAAGATGAATGTCACTGAGAGATCATTTAAACGCGTAATGAGCCTTCTTTCTGCCATGCACTCGCCGACCATATCTGCGCTTTCAGATAAGGGGTGGTATGCCCTTGAAGTGATAATTGACGAGAAAGTTGTGCGGGATATTATCCCGAAACTAAAGACTGCGGGAGCGTCAGGCATAGTGGAGTATCAGTTGAACAAAGTGATACCGTAG